DNA from Malus sylvestris chromosome 11, drMalSylv7.2, whole genome shotgun sequence:
AAAATGGCTTCATTCCACATGGAAGGGGAAGCTCTTCAATGGTTCCAGTGGGCCAATTGTCTAACCAATTATCCTAATTGGGAGGATTTCACCAAGGTTTTTTGTCAAGAATTTGGACCTTCCGAATTCGAGGACTCTGCTGAAAGTTTGGTCAAGTTACGGCAAACTGGGACACTCCGAGATTACTTGTTGGAATTTTGACATTTATCGAATCGTACCAAAGATATCAGCCTTGCTTTGTTGAAATCTTGTTTCATCGGGGGTCTTAGGCCGGAAttgcaacttgatgtgaagcTCTTCAAACCTAAGGATGTGCTGGAAGTTGCTGCATTATCTCAGCAGATCGATGCCAAGCTTACAGATCTCAAGGTGAAAACTTTCTATAAATCACCTACAATTCAACCCAATTTTAGATCACCAGTTTTGCAGAATGTTAGTAACCAAACATTGGCTGATATTCGTACTAAAACTTCTAATGTACGACGATTGACCCCAGAAGAAGTGGATTATTGTTGAAATAATGGATTGTGTTTTCACTGTAAGGAGAAATATGTGAGGGGCCATACTTGTGAAATGAAACAGTTGCATCTTCTTGATGTTCAAGACTGTGAGATGGGTGATGAGTGTGCTGAGGAAGTAGAGAATGAGGAACCAGAGATAACTGTTTGTGCTATTTTTGGCATCCCAGCTCCACCTATAATTAATACTATGAAGGTCAATGGATTTGTTAAAAACTGTCCAGTCACTATACTCATTGATTCTAGTAGTTCTCATAACCTTGTTGATTTGGGATTAGTTAAAAGACTCAGGGGGTATCTTGATACTACATATCTTTTCAATGTTAAACTGCAAATGGGGGACGAGTTGCTACGAAAGGAACATTAGCTCAAACTACTGTGAAAATTTAGGATTTCAGTTGTATAACTGATCTCTATGCCATTCCTTTAGGGGGTTGTGAAATTGTATTGGGGGTACAATGGCTTCGAACCCTTGGCCCCATTCTCTGGGATTTCGATAAACTTTACATGAAATTCTTAAATGGGTCTCATACATATTGTATTACAAGTCCAGGATCTTCCTTACATCAGCTTGAAGACATATCAGCATTGCAGATGCAAAAACTTTTGCAGTAGGAAAACACAATAGGAGCAGTTCTTTATCAAATGGGACCTACTACTATGCAATGTTATTCTCCGGAGCAAACATTGGGGGATCTAAGTTCTCAACATCTCACTAAGCTGCAACAACAAGACTTAAAGTCCCTTTTGGGGGAATATGAGATATTGTTTGCAACCCCTAATACCTTACCTCCTAATAGGTTGCATGATCATAGAATTCCCTTGATAGCAGGAAGTAAACCTCCAAATACGCCTTATAGATATGGTCCGGTGCAAAAATCAGAGTTTGAAAAATGTGTTCAGGAGTTTTTACAAGCTGGTTTTATTAGGGAAAGTAATAGCCCTTATTCATCTCTAGTAATGTTagtgaggaagaaagaagggACATGGAGGATGTGTATGGATTATAGGGGTCTGAATGGCATCACTATCAAAGACAAATTTCCAATTCCTTTGATTGATGAACTTCTGGATGAATAGTTTGGTGTTCAATTATTTCTAGATTTAAGAGCTGGTTATCATCAAATTAGGATGTATCATAATGATATAGAGAATACAGCTTTTAGAACACATGATGGCCATTATGAATTTTTGGTCATGCTATTTGGTTTAACGAATGCTCCTGCCACATTTCAGTGTTTGATGAATGAAATTTTCTGACCATTTTTTAAAAAGTTCATCTTGGTGTTTTTTGATGACATTTTGGTATATAGTGCTACTTGGGAATTGCACCTGCAACACTTGAGGGTAGTATTTGATCTGTTGAAAGCTCACAGTTTGTTTGTTAAGAAATCGAAATGTGCCTATGGGAGGGATAAAGTTGAATATTTGGGACATATTGTGTCCAAAGATAGGGTAGTTGCCGACCCTACCAAGTTGGATTCAATTGCTAACTGGCCTATCCCTACTACAGAAAGTTTATTCCCCATTTTGGCAAAATTATAGGTCCCTTGATTGCCTTGACCAAGAAGGACAGTTTTATTTGGTCTGAGGAAGCTACACAGGCCTTTAACACTCTTAAAGTAGCCATGCTTTCCCCTCAAGTTTTAGCTCTACCTAATTTCAGTAAGCCCTTCATTATTGAGAGTGGTGCATCTAGACATGGCATTGGAGCAATATTACAACAAGAAGGCAGGCCCATTGCTTTTACAAGCAAAGCCCTTAGCCCCAGAAATCAAACTATGTCAGCATATGAACGGGAAATGTTGGCAATCATTCATGCAATTCACAAATGGCAGTCTTATTGGTGGGGAACCATTTTATAATTCTCACACATCATCACAGCTTGAAATATTTCTTACAAGGAAGAGCTCACACACCTTTTAAGCAAAAATGGGTGTCTAAACTCATGGGCTTCGATTATGAAATTCAATATAAGCAAGGCTGTGACAACCAAGCTGCTGATGCATTATCATGTAGTCCTTTAACTACTGATCTAACTATTGAGTTCCGGTGTGATTCCATTGTTTGTGCAGCTATTTCCTACCCCTATTCAACATGGATTGATGACCTTATGAGACATGTTGAAAAAGACACTTGGGTGATtgaaaaaacacagaaatttctTAGTGATACCTCAGATGGGGGACCACTTGGCAATCTCAGGTTTCAAGTGGATAATGGGTTTCTTAAGTACAATGGTCAAATTGTACTCAGCAAAAATCCTTGAGGAACATCATGCAACCCCACCTGAAGGCCATGAAGGTTTTCTTAAAACCTATGAAAGAATCTCACGATCATTCTATTGGGAAGGAATGAAGAAAGACATCAAAAAGTTAGTAGCATCTTGTAGTGTCTGCCAACAACATAAGTATGAAACCTTATCTCCGGCTGGTTTCCTTCAGCCATTACCTATTCCATCCAAAGTATGGTCTGATATCTCCATGGATTTCATTGTGGGGCTTCCTTCTTGCAAAGGGAAAACAATGATCTGGGTTGTAGTAGATCAGCTATCCAAGTATGCTCATTTCCTAGCTCTATCTCATCCTTTCACAGCATCCATGATTGCACAACTTTTCATTGATAACATTTTTAAGTTGCATGGTATGCCCAGTTCTATCATCAGTGATAGAGATCCCATTTTTATGAGTAAATTCTGGAAAACGTTTTTTGCACTATAAGGGTCAGCTCTTTGCTTTAGCTCAAGGTATCACCCTCAAACCGATGGTCAAACAGAAGTGTTGAACAGGTGTCTTGAAACATATCTCTGGTGTTTTTGCAGTTTGCAGCCTAAATAATAGCTACATTGGTTGTCTTGGGCATAATGGAGTTTCAACACTAGTTATCACATTGCCACCAAATTAACACCTTATGAGATAGTGTATGGTCAGGCTCCTCCAGTGGTTCTTTCTTATGGAAATGGCACTACAAAGGTAGCGTCAGTGGATCAATGCTTGCAGGAAAAAAACATGATGTTATCTATTCTCAAAGCTTATTTGGTAGCAGCTCAATGTAGAATGAAGGTCCAGTTTGACAAGAAACGAACTGAAAGGCAGTTTAAGGTTGGTGATTTTGTATATTTGAGGTTGGTGCCTTATCAGTACATGTCCTTAGCTTCTCACTCCTTTAGCAAATTacaactagggatgggcaaatacccattggttacgggtaaccacggttactgtctatttaaattaaacggttactgttatgggtaaccgtttagataaataaacggttatgagtataaccgtttacccgcgaaatttaagTGGGTGGTTATGGATATTAaccacggttataaacgggtaaccgtttacccatttattttatatatgtaaaactaacacaaaccatgttctcgattcaataatacttagcacccaataaattagcaaggaattcatcggccattctctcaataacactactacaggaatgatgattctcatcattaaggaattggccaaattaatttaaattccttgcgggtaaccatgaaattgacagaaatgctttgacagaaatgtcttctaaacaatttttgtaacccaataatacttggcaaatattatatttaccttcatcgataacagttaaaaatatcgtccgtaaattattgtttaaattattggaatgatataaggattcaaaaaattaaaatatggaaatgtatgatgaatgtaccgtgtttaattgtcaaaaaaaaaattatgacaattttttttattattttcaagttgttaaaaaacatgtagacgggtgaaaaaaaaggtaatggttaaaaaaaaaaagataaacgggttaaaaaggataaatgggtaaacaggtattaaacggttactgTTAAATCTGTATACGGTTATGGatatgagtataaccgtttaggcaattacccaacggatAAATGGTTATATGGGTATgaatataaatggttatgggtaaattaaccgCAGTTACCTGCCCGCATAACATTGCCCATCTCTAATTACAACCTCGTTTTTATGGACCCTTTGAGGTGATAGCTAAAGTGGGACATGTGGCTTATAAACTGAAGCTTCCTGACAGTTCCAAACTGCATCCAGTTTTCCATGTTTCTTGTCTCAAAAAGCATTTGGGTTCTCAGCATAGCCGTACCACGCCACTTCCAATCATTACTGAGAAAGGAATATTACAGGACATTCCAATTGCCATTCTAGACAGAAGGTTGGTGAAGAAGGGAAATGCTGCAATTACGGAAGTCTTCGTCCAATGGCAGAATCATACTCCAGAAGACGCTACCTGGGAACCATATCCTGACTTGAAATCGAAGTTTCCAGAAGTTGCTAATCTCTAAGTCCTGTTCGATGtactgttcaattttttttccagcTGCTTTGGATTCACATTTTACTGTTTTCTGCTGTaataagtcagttttcaagggGGGGGTATTATCAGGATGCCACTTGTCATCATCTCAATATGACAAATGTAAGGTTGAGATGCTATAATAGTAGATAAGATGGTTGTAAGTTGTTAGATGATAGCTTACAGAGGAAGCTAAGTAGTTTACATATAAGAAAGTCGGTTGTAATTGGGAGGAGGTCATTGGAATAATCTCTGTGTAATACAAGAAAGTACCATGCAATTGTGAAGAAGCCGAGCAAGGTTTTAacaaagtaaatcacatcaaaagTGAGAGAGCGACTCCGGAAACCAACTGCATCCGTGTGCTTGCACTTCAATGCagatacaaaacaaaacataatcgTAAAGTTTTCGGACTATCATTAAACACTCAAGCATAACAAATATTCACAATCCAGCAAATGGGTGTTCATAATTTCAAGCAGAACCACCAAATAATGCATCCATCTGCATCTCCGTTGTATCATTACCCTGTACAAAGAAAGTGGCTCGAAGTCCTGAGAAGCAACATAACCAACAATCACACCGCGGCATTTGGGTGCTCCATTAGAAATGGTGGGACTACGACCATGAATCCTAGGTATATTACGTCTTGCTACAGTTAAAAGGGATAAGTGCTCAAAATCAAATACATATTCGTGATATAACTTTGGCACTCTTATTTCTGATACATATTTGTGACTGAGCAGATAATCATAGataaaatctttaaaaaaaatatatatatatatatatatatatatatatcacaattTCAACCAGAAATTTCAATGGCTCTGACGTCAACGTTCTTCAACTCCGCCTTCGGAACAGTGACACTCAGAACTCCATTCTCCATGGCAGCCTTAATCTGATCAACCCTTGCGTTCTCCGGAAGCTGAAACCTCCTCAAGAACTTGCCGCTGCTCCTCTCCACTCTGTGCCACTTGTCGTTTTTATCCTCCTCCTCCACGTTCCTCTCTCCGCTGATCTTAAGCACCCTGTCGTCTTCCACCTCCACCTTCACCTCCTCTTTTTTCAGCCCCGGAACGTCCGCCTTGAACACATGGGCTTCGGGGGTCTCCTTCCAGTCGACCCTAGTGTTCACAAAAGCCGAATTCTCCCGAGAAAATTCAGGAAATGCGGAGAGTGATGAGGAGGAAGGGAACGGGAAATCCTTGAAAGGGTCCCACAGATTGAGGGAGAATGGGTCGAAGACGCTGCTGCTTCCTCGTCGGGAGTTGGGAATTAGCGACATTCTGAAAAACCGATGGGGTTGGTTTGGATGCAGAGAAATTTGAGAATTATTACAGAAACATTGCTTTTGCTGGACTGATTGCAAAATTAGCGGATTTGATATATTTACAAGGAACCGAA
Protein-coding regions in this window:
- the LOC126589147 gene encoding 18.5 kDa class I heat shock protein-like; its protein translation is MSLIPNSRRGSSSVFDPFSLNLWDPFKDFPFPSSSSLSAFPEFSRENSAFVNTRVDWKETPEAHVFKADVPGLKKEEVKVEVEDDRVLKISGERNVEEEDKNDKWHRVERSSGKFLRRFQLPENARVDQIKAAMENGVLSVTVPKAELKNVDVRAIEISG